CAGCGGGGGAGATCTAAGCGTCTGCTAAAACCTGCCACAGAATTAAGCGTGATTTAAAATGACATCGACCCCTATACACCCGGTGATTACGAGGCTGCTTACAGCGTTCATTCTAAAACACctttccccccgccccgcaaATGTCTATCCCAAGTATTTCCCCCGTTCATATTCCTACGAGAGTGACCCGGCAGGTTGTCCAAACGAGGGAACCAGAAGCCAAGCCCCGCGGAGCTTCCAATCGAAAtgtaaggcggggggggggggtgagccagAGGCCGGGGAGAGCAGCGATAGAAAAGAATACAAAATCCCAGATAATGAAGTCCTCGGCCTGCCGGCATCCTTCTTTCTCTATTGGCTCTAATAGGGTTCTAAAAAATCGATTTGCACACCTCCATCTATTCACCCGGGAccagaaggaaaggggggggggagaggtgttgCGGTGAGGGTCAGCATTAATATCTCCTAGGAAGCCTACAAAGAGGAAGAAAATTCCTTGCCTGGGCCCTCTGAGAAATgctaagcttcccccccccccaccggccggCAGAGATACAATCAATACAAAAATAGTTTATGTACACATAACCTTCTCCACGCATCTTCCGTGCCCACAAGACAGGCTTGTTGTTCCAAGACCCGTTCCACAAGAACACGCGTGTTTCCTGTAACGTCTGAACGCATCCGCACTGCTGACTTATCCCGCGTGCACCCTGTCATTCATATCGTCCTGCACTGGAAAACCGTTCCGCGTTTTGTGTAAGGTCGTGTTGGACTGGTCGtgttgtggtctcttccaaccttgtgtgattttgtgtgaCCTTTTCGCAGTGTGAACATGGCCCTGGGGTGCATCCCAAGCGAAAGCGCTGAGGATTTTATTCCtactgttaataataataataataataataataataataataataataataataataataataatatctgcaATTGAAAGGCTGATTTATAAAATTAACCAAGGAGCTATTTTCTCTGCCTCTCATAGGAGGCGGGTTCGTGGCTCAAACCTGCCTACCATAACTGGAGATCATTTCCGACCAAAGGGATTGCCCAGCGGAACTCACTGCCACCAGATGTGGCCAGGAGATTAGTTGAGAAGGGAAAAAGAACGAGATAAGAAGCCGTGGAGGCCGAATCCCCGGCTATCGGATGTAACAGCTAAGCATAGAACCTCCAGGCTCCGAGGCAATCTACCTCTGAGCAGGAGATGCAAAGAACAGAAGCCAGCCCCTGCCCGCCGGCTAGCTACTGGACTTTGGCCCGGCTTAGCGGGGCGAGTCACGATTTCCCTGAGTAAATAACAGCTATGGTGTCAGGGACTTCCCTTCGCCTCCATTTTACGCAGGCCCTGAGTAAACAAGAAtttttgaaaagcaaaaaaaaagcaaataaaataggATCTGGTATATGTGGGCGAAGCGGTCCCGAAGCAACTTTGACGGTGGTTAAAAATGTCTTAAAACAGAGAGccttgattggggagggggacaggaacATCCGACACACGCAGATTGCTTAATTCGAATTTAACGGGACCCTCCTCAAAGCACGCACAGCCCAGGTTCTCAAAAGGGCATCTGAATCACAGGCCATTTaagcctgggaggttttgccttggatttgccgctctctagatgcacattttccccaccccgattctcaaaaccctgcaggGGGGGCTTCTTTTTtaattctgagaattcggatggggaaaatgagcatctagagagtggcaaatccaaggcaaaacctcccgcgcataaCTGGCCGTAGACTGGTTCTCTCCCGTTGGCCAAGCCGGGCTGCCATCCCATACGCGTTGCCTTGGTTATAGATCATTGATCGGCGCCGCCATTTGTAAAATGAAGGAGCTATACTATCGACCCGCCTCGGAGGCaacgggggaagggagggggaggcggggagggaggtcAGCCGGATCAGCTGCTTTCCAACTATTCAGCAACATCGAGgcctgggaaagggtgggggggggagaagctgcgtTTGGAATAGGACTGGTCCAGCAGTACCTCTGGCCGGGGGGGTGTTGGGAGAGGGGCCATATTTGTCGGGAAAGGAAATAGGAGGGGAAAGGTtctggaaggaagagagaaagagggagacagaaagggggagggagagaaagaaagagagagagatcgaggcacagagaaggaaggaaggaagatcgaggtacagagagaaggaaggaaggaggaaagaaaggaggcaaggtttttaagaagaggttagatggccatctgtcagcaatgctgattctgtgaccttaggcagatgatgagagggagggcatcttggccatcttctggtcactaggggtgtggagggggggaggtagttgtgaatttcctgcgttgtgcagggggttggacttgatggccctggtggtcccttccaactctatgattctaagaaagaaagaagcacagaagcaaggaaggaaggagtgaAGGAAGGAAATGGCTCCCTACACCCCAGGCAGAGAGGAGCGTCCAGCTTTCTTTCCCACAAATTGGGATCACCCATCCGCAGCGGAGGTCCttgcaaaagaaaaagggggggcgCGCTCTTTCACACAACCTCGCAGCGCCTTTTCGTCGTGAATAATAGTGGCATTTCTAGCTCTGGCACCCGTCCACCTCTGAATACCATATCTGATCCCTCTGTGGCGGGACTGCGAGTTCCCAGGAAGCATTTAAGATGCTGAACGTAtctattttatttcctttatttccgGTTGGTTCCAGCAGAACCCCTTTGTTATCCTGAGAGGGGGGCGGGAGGGCGGATTCGAGCCCGAACgaccttctctctccctctccaaggCCTCCCTGAGATGCCCCGGATCCTGACCCCCAAAAAGGGACGCGTTAATTTCGACacagatttgggggggagggtaatctggtgtgagaagcagaggtcggACTGAAACCCCCGCACCCACCACCCGCAACATTGCCAGGGCCCGCAGGCTGGGCCCGAGAGGTTCCTAACTCCGCAACCGATCCCGGAAATCAACAAGATCGTGTGAACGggctcctctttaaaaaaaataataaatcaaccTGCCTTCTGGAAAGAGCTTTCGAAACCCACAACAGCAATCGAAACACTGAAGAAAACAAGAACCACCTTATTGGGGGttccccccccgccaaaaaaaagaTGGGCTGGGTGGCAAATGGGTTTTATCCATTtaggcaggggaggttttgccttgggtttcccgttctctagatgcacgtttcccccccatccgaattctcaaaactcaaaataaACCCtcctgcagagtttggagaattgggatgggggaaaatgtgcatctagagagcggcaaatccaaggcaaaacctcccatccaaggcaaaacctcccatgagacCATTGGGTGCTTAAACAGAGAGACAATTAATTTTTCAgagagacaacccccccccaaaaaaaaaccgtCCCACTGACTTTATCGTTCAAGGGCCGACCCACCGGCGGGTTGTGTAAGCCCCTTGCTGGATctgcctccacacacacacacacacacacacacacacacacacacctccctgcATGAAAAGCGTGGCAATCCAGAGAGGTCAGACCTAGATGctgccggggtggtggtggtttagaCCAatgggccattgatgcatgggaggtaaTGTGTTGGATTTGCGCATTTCTAGATGCGcactttcccccatcccaattctccaatcgctgcatggggggcttatttttgagttttgaggattgggatggggaaaatgcgcatctagggagcggcgaatccaaggcaaaacctcgcgTGCGTAAAGAGCCAAAATATTGGGTTGGCTTGTTTATTCACAGGGCTAATTAATGGATAGGTCCGCTGGGAAAACGGGACACGTCCCCTTTCACGGGATGGGCGAGCTTTACCCCCCTAGCCCCGAACACGCGTCAAACCGGAGTTGAGAGGGTCAGTGAGAATGAACGAAAGGGGGGggatctccctttccccccttcccctagtTCAGTTTTAGACTTGAAGCCATTCGGAGGCCGAGACCGGCTTAAGGCTGTCTTCCAGTCCGCCCCTTGGGTGGGTAGGAATGGAATCTAGGCCCGACCGGGCCTGGGAGCACGAGGTTCGTCCTGAGCCATCTAGGGAGGGAAGTCGAGAGAGAAATAAACTAAGGCACAGAGAGAGATTAGACGTCTTATCGGGccagggcaggggggaaatgcgAGTGGGCCGGAAGGGGACCGCAGGTGGCTTTGGAGGTTTGGAATGCTCCCATGCCTTGGggagcctatttgggtgggaaggcagcatacaaatgtttcaaataaaccaataaataaaatttctgtctgtctttcttttatgtctctctcccccttcctactccctgtgtttgtcagcttgtatttctttctttcccagtttcttccttctacttttctttctttctctctttctttctctctttccagctgtgacttgacggcacacatacacacacacacacaaattccaaGCGTGTTGACTTGCTTCCGAGTAAATGTGAATAGGATGGCAGCCTTCACTTGATGCTAATAAtgtttccttcctgcctgccttccttccttccctccctccgccgCCCGGTACACTGGGCGATGCAAGAAATCTTTCTTTCTGTGCGATGAATATTTTTGTGCGTGGTGTTGTGGATATCTACAGATAATGTACATGCGTGCACGCGTTCGCccgtgtgggggtgggggaggagggagagctgGAGTGACAGACGAAGGGACCGAAGGATAGAAGTGTGTGTGCGAGCGAGAGAGATTCAAAGAGAGGGACTATAGACTCTCCGCCTTTTCCAATCCGATGCAAGACATCTCTCGCTCTctttggccattcatgcatgggaagtttggccttggatttgccactgtttggatgcacccccccccccatccaaattctcaaaactcaacaataagcccccatgcagagttttgagaattcggatggggaaagtctgcatctgtgtgtgtgtaaagtgccgtcaagtcgcagccgacttatggcgaccccctttggggggggggttcatggcaagagactaacagaggtggtttgccagtgccttcctctgcacagcaaccctggtattccttggtggtacctcccatccaaatactaaccagggctgaccctgcttagcttctgagatctgacgagttcaggctagcctgggccatccaggtcagggcagtctgcatctagagagcggcaaatcaaaggcaacccccccccccccatgcataaatggccaaagagagcGAGAGATGTCTTGCGTTGCCCAGTGTATTGGAAAAGACTGAGTGTCTGCCCCTGTCTTTGAATCTCTTTCTATGCGATGAATATTTTTGTGTGCGTCGTTGTGGATATCTACAGATCATGTACTTGAGTGCACGCATTcgtccgtggggggggggggttgggggagggatggACAGACAGACGAAAGGACCGAAGAAGTGTatgcgagagagagagattcaaagCGAAGGACAGGCTCTCTGCCTTTTCCCAGTATCCATAAAAACGCACTGCTCCTTGCTAACACTCTCTCCCTTTGTGACTTTCCAGACCGCTGTctatttggggggcggggtttgcCGTCGGTTTGCAAGAGGGCCTCGATCCTCCGGGCGGCAAGGCACCCGCCTCACCCAACCCGGTCCTCGCAACCCTACGAGACGAATTCGCCCCGGCGAAGGGCAGGTGAGACCGGGAGCAAGAGAAGGGGGGAGATACCGAACCCCCATCGATCGGTGCGCGGTCctctccagcccccctcccccggctccgACTCGGCTTCTCCCCTGCCACGACCGGCAGCCGAAGGTGTGCACGGCAGCCCGGGGCCCAAGCGCGGCTATTTCCCAGGTCCCGATCCTGACCGCGCGCACGATCGCGGGATGGGCATGCCGGCGAGGACCCCACACGAACACAAGAAGCCGCCttatcaggccctcggtccatcgaagccagtattgtctactcaggccggcagcggctctccagggtctcaggcagaggtctttgccatcaccctactcgcctggtccctttaactggagatgccgggggttgaacctgggaccttctgcacgccaagcagaggctctaccactgagccccagaccCCATGAAACCCCACCATTTTTTCTCTGCACGCCCCATCCTCCCTCTCTAACCCTCTTCCCCCTCCAGTCCCGGGTCGCAGGTGCGAATGGAGCCGCTGCCGGAATGGagggaaatcagaaggagattgtgcCGAAAGGATGCgtcctgcccccccacacacacacaccgccagcCCCCCTTCCACACTCAACAAAGCCCTCGGGACCCGTCCTCCTTTCTGGCCGCCGGTTCACAGGCGCGCACCATCAGGGGACGGGGGTGCCGGCGAGGCTCCTTCTCCCTCATcctttcttgccccccccccaatgaaaccCCACCGTTTTCTCCGGACatccccttcttccttttctaaCCCCTCCAGTCCGGGCTCGCAGGTTGGAATGGAGGGAAACCACAAGGCAACGATGCCGAAATGTGTCCTCGCCAgcgctcccccccacacacacacgcgcgcgcaacAAAGCCCCCTCACCCTGCCgagatcacacatgaacacatgaagctgccttctactgaatcagaccctcggtccatcgaagtcagtattgactactcagaccggcagcggctctccagggtctcaggcggaggtctttcacatcacctacctgcctagtcccattaactggagatgccggcgattgaacctgggatcccctgcgtgccaagcagatgctctacccctgaaccaTGGCCCAtctccgtggctctccagggtctcaggcaggggtctttcccatcacctacctgcctagtccctttaactggagatgccggggattgaacctaggaccttctgcgtgccaggcagatgttctgcccctgaaccacggcccctctccgtggctcaccggggtctcaggcaggggactttcccatcacctacctgcctagtccctttaactggggatgccggggattgctgccgggaccttctacatgccaagcagatgctctgcccctgagccacggtCCCCCCGGTTCTCCCCCCGTCCCTACCTGCCAGCCGGAGCGCCGACATCCGCTGGAACTCGGGCTCCTGCAGCCATTTCCACATCCTGCGGAAGGTCTCCCGTCCGGACTTGAGCTTACTCCAGGGCTTGGGGTTGCGCAGCAGGTCGGAGAGGGTGCCCTGCGAGCGGCAGAGGATGCGCTGGGCGAAGATGGCCTGCGGGATGCTGTAGCGCTTCAGCTCGGCCGTGATGCGCTGCGCCACCTCCTTGGTGTTGATCTCCTCCACCTGCCCCGACCCTCCGGCCTGGGAGGCCGAGGCCTGCCGCTCCCGCTCGCCCAGCAGGCCCCCGTTGGCCTGCCCCCCGTGGGGGTGGCCGTGGGGGTGCATGCCGTTGAGGCTGGCGGGCATCATGCCCGAGGAGGGGCCCCCCAGGCCGCGGGCCAGGTGCTCCTCGCCGCGGGAGAGCATGTGGGCCTCGAAGCCGTTGGGGGAGAGGAGCTTGTCGCCGGCCAGGTGAGCCCCCGGGCCGTAGGGGGCCAGGGCCTGGGGGCTGTTGTGCAGGGAGCCCAGGCCGTTGGAGAGAGGCGAGAGGGGCTGCCCCATGGAGGGCATCTCCTTGGGGTAGTGGCCGTAGAGGTTGCCCATGGAGGCGGCCAGGCTGCGCTCCTCGCGCATGAGGGCGAAGCCGCCCCCGACGTTGGCGGAGAGCCGCTGGtgaggatggtggtggtggtggtggtgatggtggtgggcgTGGGGGTGGTGGAACTTCTCCGAGACGGTGGAGATGGGCGGCAGGTGCTGGAGGGGGGTGAGGGTGGTGTAGGTGCTCATCCCCGAGGGCGACTCGCAAGCCATGCTCATGGCCGGGTGGAGCGGCGCGCCCAGGCTGTGCTCCTGCCGGTAGTCGCCCGCCCCGTCCAGGATGGAGGCCATGCCGGAGACCATGGCTGGCCGGCCGTGCGAGGGGACCAGGTTACGGTGCGtcgaggggggcggcggcggcgggggaggagggggcggcggcggcggagggggcgGCTGGCGGCCGTGCGCCCCCCCGGGGCTCAGCAGCTCGCCGGCCTGGTGGAGGTTGGCCAGCCCGTCGAGGTTCAGCTCCATGGCGCGCCCGCCGGTCTCCCCCCGGGCCGGCcggtctccccctcctcctcctcctcctcctcctcctcctggatctccgcctcctcctcttcctcctccctccgccGCCTCAATCCAGCTGGCCGGCCATCTCAGGAGAGCTCCATGCGGCGGGCTGGGCGCGGGAGCCAGCCACCCCCCGCGGGTCCGGCTTAGCTGCCTCCTCGCCTGGCCGCGGCTCTCGCCCTCCGCTCCGGCTTAGCTGCCTCGCCTGCCCGGCtggcctcctccgccgccgccgacGTCCGCCCCGGCTGCTGCGAATCGCGGCTCTGCCTGGCAGCGCTGCCTCCCCTCGCCCGCCCTGACGTCACGCCTCCcggcccccctctccccctctcccccccccaacaccgctctctctcccccccccccagcctccccgGGAGGCGCCGCCTCGCCTCGCGCCCACCTGCCGGCCCGGCGCGCGCCTCGGTGCCTGTGCGCGCCCCCGCCTCGGTGagctctccaccccccacccccccccacacacacacacacttccaagcGTCAAGGATTTCTCCTCCTGGTTCTTGCACCGCCGAGGGGAagaccggggggaggggggggaggcggcggcagcagcaacggtgggggtgggggagagggaaaatagCGATATAAAATCAATCGTGGCTGGAGGTTGACCGAGAGAgtctggcggggaggggggaaatctgttgGAGCAggcggggaaggaaggaaggaaggaaggaaggaaagacggACAGGGGAAGGAAAGAACAACGAAAGACACaaacacagggaaggaaggaaggaagggaaaggaagaaagaacgaACCAACacaggtggaaggaaggaaggaaggaaggaaggaaggaaggaaggaaggaaggaaggaaggcaggcaggcaggcaggcaggcaggcagacacaggggaaaggaaggaacgaAAGATAgaagagataaataaataaacacagggggaaggaataaataaataaacacagggggaaggaaggaagaagggtagatggatggatagatagacagacagacagatgggaaactgaggcacaggagaaagaaggagggggagggtggcctGATGTCTGGGGCTGGGCCGCTGGCGGCGAGGCGGGTTGCTTAGgccctgccctgagccctgccccCGGCCCAGCCTCTCCTCCGCCCGCCTGCATCCGCCAGCCATGCATCAGGGCCCTCCATCCCGCCTCATCTCTCCCTCCATCTATCACGGGCGTTTCTGCCCGCTCGCTCGATCCATCCCAGCGGGGGAAGGAGCTGCCAGAGCGCGCCCCCGGCCTCCGCGCGCAGGGGAGAGCGCCAGTCCCCGCCGCGTGCGCGCGGGGGCCTCGCTCAGCATCGTCCCCCAGTCCCAAACTGACCTCTCGCCTTTCTTCccagagctccccccccctcagcccaCCCCCGCTGtcgccttccttccttctccttgggAACTAGCTAGGGGGCGCAGGCAAATAGGCTCCGGCTCCGCaagagctctcccccccccccacttatcgATCGCCCCAGCTCCTAgggatggaggaggggaaggataaCCTTCTGTTGTGGACTGCAGAAGCTAcgtgggaaaggaaggggaggcgAATGATggagactggcgatctgcccggGGCTTCGCTccaccagtggggtgtagtggttaggagtggcagagcCTAATACGGAGAACCaaattcgattccccactcctccacgtgagcagcggactctgaactggagaactgggtttgatcttcactcctccacatgagcggcggactcttatctggtgaaccaggtttgattccccactcctccaacacaaactctaatctggagaaccgggtttgattccccactcctccacatgaagccagctgggtgaccttgggctagtcacagttctctctgaactctctcagccccacctacctcacaaggtgtctgttgtaaggagaggaagggaaggagatcatataccggtttgagtctccctaaaaaaggtagagtcagcatataaaaacaaactcttcttcctctccccttggCTCCTGACAAGAGTCCCTTGGGGGCAGCTGGGAAAGGTTTCTGCACCAGGCTTAGAGACAAATGCACTCTGCCCATGCTCAAAAGCCATCTAGTAGATGGACAGTGCCTTGACAAAGCCGTAATACCAAGAGCCctttggatactagtcatgatgcatacctattctctccaggatcagaggagcatgcccattattttaggtgctgtaaaggaacacaggcaggatggtgctgctgcagtcgtcttgtttgtggcttcctagaggcacctggttggccgctgtgtgaacagactgctggacttgatgggccttggtctgatccagcagggcctttcttatgttctttcttcagCTAATTAGATTTTTAAATCTACTGCTCTCCAGCTCTGAGCAAAATTGAAAAGCATTTGGCATAGAACAAAGGGCCAAAGCAACACCTACAGGTCTTGTTGGGGCCAACTGAAAGGTCACCAAGCTGTGAAGAAGCTTCTGGATTTCACAGGACTCTTCATGAGGCTGGACATTAAGCAAGGGTGAGAGCGACAGCAGGAGACAGAGACATACAGGGAGGCAGAGAGGGAGacacagagacagagagggagaaagaggcagagagGGAGGCAGAGGCAGAATGGGAGCAAATGTTTCAGGGCATGAACCGGAAAGGTGTGTTGTAGGCCTCCTGGTTTAACCAGATTGGGTGTAATAAGGTTCTGAGGCTGTGAAAAAAGGTTACTTGAATGAAAAAGACACAGCCTTTCTCCATTAGGATGCACAAAAGCCAGCAGCGACTCGGTGGTCTTCAGCCTTAACTGGGACCTGCTCCTGAGGCCAAGGGGAGACATCAAGTTTCTTCTTCCATTTGCCAAGCTAAGTGATTGCACAGAAAAGTCAACAAAATCCAAAAACAGCAGTGTTACCTAGTGGTGTTGGTGGGAAATTACCTAGGTCCCACATAAAAATTTTCCCCAACAAGGCTCCAGTTGGTTCCGTCCCCCTTCCTTATTTGCAGTTTCTTATTCAGGAATCCAACCACGCCTACTGATACGTAAGGACCTCTATTCCCTAAAATAAGCATCGGGCCATTCCAAACAATGCATCCATCCTTTTCAAGCACACCTCACTTGCATGCAGCTGCCCCGGTTCTTCACTCAGCACATTTGATTAATACCATCCAGAGGGAtttcttttgggggtggggctcatTTTGAAGCTTATGATGTCAAAACCAGGATTtgagcttaaggaagaatcaaactagcttacaatcaccttcccttcccctctccaccacagacaccctgtgaggtagggggggctgacagagctgtgactagcccaaggttacccaactggtttcatgtggaggagtgggg
This Euleptes europaea isolate rEulEur1 chromosome 2, rEulEur1.hap1, whole genome shotgun sequence DNA region includes the following protein-coding sequences:
- the ONECUT3 gene encoding one cut domain family member 3, producing the protein MELNLDGLANLHQAGELLSPGGAHGRQPPPPPPPPPPPPPPPPPSTHRNLVPSHGRPAMVSGMASILDGAGDYRQEHSLGAPLHPAMSMACESPSGMSTYTTLTPLQHLPPISTVSEKFHHPHAHHHHHHHHHHPHQRLSANVGGGFALMREERSLAASMGNLYGHYPKEMPSMGQPLSPLSNGLGSLHNSPQALAPYGPGAHLAGDKLLSPNGFEAHMLSRGEEHLARGLGGPSSGMMPASLNGMHPHGHPHGGQANGGLLGERERQASASQAGGSGQVEEINTKEVAQRITAELKRYSIPQAIFAQRILCRSQGTLSDLLRNPKPWSKLKSGRETFRRMWKWLQEPEFQRMSALRLAACKRKEQEQQKDRNLQPKKQRLVFTDLQRRTLIAIFKENKRPSKEMQMTISQQLGLELNTVSNFFMNARRRCMNRWQEEPGTNPGVPSSSTSTFSKA